One Panicum virgatum strain AP13 chromosome 3N, P.virgatum_v5, whole genome shotgun sequence DNA segment encodes these proteins:
- the LOC120664437 gene encoding uncharacterized protein LOC120664437, with product MLLAVEGGGFFSSSASGYSHGLALLLLGRKSEEKHDNGSPCSHYRLVGQEAEHECPVPSGKNDVPGKCASFICFGCTPAKLVGASPPKLGSSNIPGSSSEPPSSSSTGTATTNGSINGSGRKGCLKNNLRRDSSERSTLSCSVEPRESLEEVQTLRSGMERRKVQWTDTCGKELFEIREFEVSDDGLSEDDLENEGFRKCECVIQ from the exons ATGCTACTggccgtggagggaggagggttTTTCTCATCATCAGCATCAGGATATAGTCATGGCCTTGCTCTCTTGCTGCTTGGACGGAAAAGTGAAGAGAAGCACGACAATGGATCTCCATGCAGTCATTACCGACTAGTAGGTCAAGAAGCTGAGCATGAATGCCCAGTGCCTTCAGGGAAAAATGATGTTCCTGGTAAATGTGCTTCCTTTATCTGCTTTGGCTGCACGCCTGCTAAGCTTGTGGGGGCATCTCCACCAAAATTGGGTTCAAGTAACATCCCAGGGAGTTCTTCAGAACCACCATCCAGCTCATCAACTGGGACTGCAACAACTAATGGTTCCatcaatggaagtgggagaaaaGGTTGTCTTAAGAACAACCTGAGAAGGGATTCTTCAGAGCGTTCAACATTAAGTTGTAGTGTGGAGCCGCGCGAGTCACTGGAGGAGGTGCAAACCTTGAGATCTGGTATGGAGCGGAGAAAAGTTCAGTGGACTGACACATGTGGGAAGGAACTTTTCGAGATAAGAGAATTCGAAGTCAG CGATGATGGCCTGTCTGAAgatgatctagaaaatgagGGTTTCAGGAAATGCGAGTGTGTGATTCAGTAA
- the LOC120664438 gene encoding probable esterase KAI2 has protein sequence MRWFANVREVGGGDATVVLAHGYGSNQALWDKLVPALSRRNRVILFDWDFTGGGGGGGGGAEHQEAEEGRYTFGRFADDLIALLDDKGVRGAVLVGHSMSAMAACIASVRRPDLVTHLVLLCASPRYINSPEEGYVGGFERASIDGMLDSMSSDFGGWVKGFVPNAVGDAASVPPVEASFLAMHPGVALEVARMIFLGDQRGVLGAVTAPCTIVQVAGDFAAPPIVAEYMRRRMTGAAAADVVVIDSVGHFPQLVAPQQVLDVLEGVMLRHGGGGGEGERGAVEEQEADGGIDIAA, from the exons ATGCGGTGGTTCGCCAACGTGcgggaggtcggcggcggcgacgccacgGTGGTGCTCGCCCACGGCTACGGGTCCAACCAGGCGCTCTGGGACAAGCTCGTCCCCGCGCTCTCCCGGCGCAACAGGGTCATCCTCTTCGACTGGGacttcaccggcggcggcggcggcggcggcggcggcgctgagcatCAGGAGGCAGAGGAGGGGCGGTACACGTTCGGGAGGTTCGCCGACGACCTGATCGCGCTCCTGGACGACAAGGGGGTGCGGGGCGCCGTGCTGGTGGGCCACTCCatgtccgccatggccgcctgcATCGCGTCCGTCCGTAGGCCCGACCTCGTCACCCACCTCGTCCTCCTCTGCGCGTCCCCCAG GTACATCAACTCGCCGGAGGAAGGCTACGTGGGCGGCTTCGAGAGGGCGAGCATCGACGGCATGCTGGACTCCATGTCGTCGGACTTCGGCGGGTGGGTGAAGGGCTTCGTCCCCAACGCCGTGGGCGACGCGGCCTCGGTCCCGCCCGTGGAGGCGAGCTTCCTGGCCATGCACCCGGGCGTGGCGCTGGAGGTCGCCAGGATGATCTTCCTCGGCGACCAGCGGGGGGTCCTCGGCGCCGTGACCGCGCCGTGCACGATCGTCCAGGTGGCGGGGGACTTCGCGGCGCCGCCGATCGTGGCGGAGTACATGAGGCGCCGGATgacgggcgccgcggcggcggacgtgGTGGTCATCGACTCGGTGGGCCACTTCCCGCAGCTCGTCGCGCCCCAGCAGGTGCTCGACGTACTCGAGGGCGTGATGCtgcgccatggcggcggcggcggcgagggtgagcGCGGTGCcgtggaggagcaggaggccgaCGGTGGCATCGATATCGCGGCGTAG
- the LOC120667571 gene encoding uncharacterized protein LOC120667571 — protein sequence MGLDFIYALLSYQEIPPQLPTRSCCDGLLFVVDIWPEGFGKGGVCCLCEYVVAKHPDFDLAGAYLACCGKDVDAVKISMRARRAAATPTSFSFSTRRRHNEVEAADRARRRGHRRIVLGALAGGALLGWCIYYFFFSAAAKEHRSPDPSNRGAASDASQQGQHDHGMSR from the exons atggGTTTGGACTTCATA TATGCGCTGCTCTCCTACCAGGAGATCCCGCCGCAGCTACCCACTCGATCCTGCTGTGATGGCTTGCTGTTCGTGGTCGACATCTGGCCGGAAGGCTTCGGCAAGGGCGGCGTCTGCTGCCTGTGCGAATACGTCGTGGCCAAACACCCCGATTTCGATCTCGCCGGCGCGTACCTGGCGTGCTGCGGGAAGGACGTGGATGCCGTCAAGAT ATCCATGCGggctcggcgcgccgccgccacccccacctCATTCTCCTTCTCCACCCGGCGGCGGCACAACGAAGTGGAAGCAGCAGACAGGGCCAGGCGCAGGGGCCATCGTCGCATCGTCCTTGGCGCTCTAGCCGGAGGCGCGCTACTCGGATGGTGCATCTACTACTTCTTCTTCAGCGCGGCAGCTAAGGAGCACAGGTCTCCTGATCCCAGCAACAGAGGCGCGGCCTCCGACGCAAGCCAGCAAG GTCAGCACGACCACGGCATGAGCCGGTAG